In one Lolium rigidum isolate FL_2022 chromosome 3, APGP_CSIRO_Lrig_0.1, whole genome shotgun sequence genomic region, the following are encoded:
- the LOC124700633 gene encoding probable N-acetyltransferase HLS1-like isoform X3, translated as MFQRPWYGKVAEIATGTGTGGGGGGTRIVGLVRGCVKSVVSGSSRGKDPIYTKVAYILGLRVSPTHRRKGVGKKLVERMEEWFRQKGAEYSYMATEQDNEASVQLFTGRCGYSKFRTPSVLVHPVFRHALGLSRRVSIVKLEPRDAERLYRWHFAAVEFFPDDIDAVLSNALSLGTFIAVPAGTRWDGDVEAFIASPPASWAVLSVWNCMDAFRLEVRGAPRVMRAAAGATRMVDRAVPWLGIPSIPNVFRPFGLYFLYGLGGAGAGAPMMVRALCRHAHNMARRGGCGVVATEVAACEPVRSGVPHWARLGAEDLWCMKRLADGYTHGTLGDWTKAPPGRSIFVDPREF; from the exons ATGTTTCAACGGCCCTGGTATGGAAAGGTCGCGGAGATAGCAACCGGCACcggaaccggcggcggcggcggtggcaccAGGATTGTCGGCCTCGTCCGCGGCTGCGTCAAGTCCGTCGTCTCAGGCAGCTCCCGTGGCAAGGACCCCATCTACACCAAGGTTGCATACATCCTCGGCCTCCGCGTCTCCCCCACACACCG GCGGAAAGGGGTCGGGAAGAAGCTCGTGGAGCGGATGGAGGAGTGGTTCCGGCAGAAGGGCGCGGAGTACTCGTACATGGCGACGGAGCAGGACAACGAGGCGTCCGTGCAGCTCTTCACGGGCCGCTGCGGCTACTCCAAGTTCCGCACGCCGTCCGTACTCGTGCACCCGGTGTTCCGCCACGCCCTCGGGCTCTCCCGCCGCGTCTCCATCGTGAAGCTCGAGCCTCGCGACGCCGAACGGCTCTACCGCTGGCACTTCGCTGCCGTGGAGTTCTTCCCGGACGACATCGACGCCGTGCTGTCCAACGCCCTCTCGCTCGGCACGTTCATCGCGGTGCCTGCGGGGACGAGGTGGGACGGAGACGTCGAGGCGTTCATCGCGTCGCCGCCGGCGTCGTGGGCGGTGCTGAGCGTGTGGAACTGCATGGACGCATTCCGCCTCGAGGTGCGCGGAGCTCCGCGCGTGatgcgcgccgccgcgggcgcgacGCGGATGGTGGACCGCGCGGTGCCGTGGCTCGGGATCCCTTCCATCCCAAACGTGTTCAGGCCGTTCGGGCTCTACTTCCTCTACGGCCTGGGCGGCGCTGGGGCCGGGGCGCCGATGATGGTGCGCGCGCTGTGCCGGCACGCGCACAACATGGCACGTCGTGGCGGGTGCGGTGTGGTGGCCACCGAGGTCGCCGCATGCGAGCCTGTCCGTAGCGGTGTGCCGCACTGGGCGCGCCTGGGCGCCGAGGACCTGTGGTGCATGAAGCGGCTCGCGGACGGGTACACCCACGGCACGCTCGGTGACTGGACCAAGGCGCCGCCCGGACGCTCCATCTTCGTCGACCCTAGAGAGTTTTGA